From Toxorhynchites rutilus septentrionalis strain SRP chromosome 2, ASM2978413v1, whole genome shotgun sequence, a single genomic window includes:
- the LOC129766901 gene encoding uncharacterized protein LOC129766901: protein MDVATFGSTCSPASAQYVKNQNAKELSNKFPRAAEAIIHKHYVDDYLDSFRTVQEAIEVVNEVKTVHSRGGFKMRHFLSNKVEVLRGIGEVADAESKNLSLERAGIVESVLGMKWLPGDDVFTYSFVMRDDLKRILEVDHVSTKREVVKVVMTFVVPREGAFSCAACFTLLTVLSWICSEHRRYNKFIAVRVGEILSSTDQIEWRWIPTKLNIADQATKWNSGPRLSTENPWFRGPNFLYEEEGSWPIQRSVAPTTEELRSDAIILCHHTPRLDIPIDVSRFNSCTRIQRTVAFVFRYVDNCRRRKRHESLQLGVLTQDELKRAEELLWKVAQKEVFAEELSILAKPQGPPEKRHCTVSRSSSIYKTWPFMDDRGILRMLGRIVVNEIRQRFEIPKLRSIVEKIAKNCVPCRIFKAAPNPPPMASLPAVRLTSFVRPFSFVGLDYFGPVFVIVGRSLAERWIALFTCLAVRAVHMEVVHSLSTVSCIMDVRRFVARRVPHENSTRTTGHVFREPARSSRKKLKNEMTPSHQHSRAPKQAGYSSLLLPPYGGVWERLVRSVKVATGAVLDATRKPDDETLETVILEAEAMINSRPLTFVPLETADQEAWTPNHFLLGGSTGVKIHPTAPVDSRTVLRSSWKLPQFITEGFWRRWLKEYLPVITRRCKWFEEVKK from the exons ATGGACGTGGCAACGTTTGGGTCGACTTGTTCTCCAGCGTCTGCCCAATACGTGAAGAACCAAAACGCCAAAGAACTGTCCAATAAATTCCCCCGTGCTGCCGAAGCCATAATCCACAAGCACTATGTGGACGATTATCTCGATAGTTTCCGTACCGTCCAAGAAGCAATAGAGGTAGTGAACGAGGTCAAAACAGTGCATTCGAGAGGAGGTTTCAAGATGCGACACTTCTTGTCCAATAAGGTAGAGGTCCTACGTGGTATCGGCGAAGTTGCAGACGCAGAAAGCAAGAACCTGTCGTTGGAAAGAGCTGGGATTGTTGAATCGGTACTTGGAATGAAATGGCTACCAGGAGACGACGTTTTCACCTACTCCTTCGTTATGAGAGACGATCTCAAGCGGATTTTGGAGGTGGACCATGTTTCAACGAAACGCGAAGTTGTTAAAGTGGTGATGACATTTGTGGTACCTCG CGAAGGGGCGTTCTCATGTGCTGCTTGCTTTACCTTGCTTACCGTCCTCTCGTGGATTTGTTCTGAGCATCGCCGGTACAATAAGTTTATTGCCGTCCGCGTCGGTGAAATCTTATCAAGCACAGATCAAATAGAGTGGAGATGGATCCCCACGAAGCTTAACATCGCCGATCAAGCAACAAAGTGGAATAGTGGACCACGGCTTTCGACAGAGAATCCTTGGTTTCGAGGACCGAATTTTCTGTACGAAGAAGAAGGCTCATGGCCAATACAGCGTTCAGTTGCTCCGACTACAGAAGAGCTCCGCTCAGATGCCATCATTTTGTGCCACCACACACCGCGGTTGGATATCCCAATCGATGTATCCCGGTTCAATTCGTGTACTAGGATTCAACGAACGGTAGCATTCGTGTTCCGCTACGTGGATAACTGTCGTCGAAGGAAAAGACACGAGAGTCTGCAACTGGGAGTTCTCACTCAGGACGAACTGAAGCGAGCTGAAGAACTACTGTGGAAGGTCGCTCAAAAGGAGGTATTCGCGGAAGAACTGTCAATTCTCGCTAAGCCACAGGGACCTCCAGAGAAACGACACTGTACAGTGTCCAGATCCAGTTCTATTTACAAGACATGGCCATTCATGGACGATCGTGGGATCTTGAGGATGCTCGGCAGAATCG TCGTGAACGAGATCCGTCAACGATTTGAGATTCCGAAGCTTAGATCGATAGTGGAGAAGATTGCAAAGAATTGTGTTCCGTGTCGTATCTTCAAAGCTGCTCCGAATCCTCCACCAATGGCTTCTCTACCAGCGGTGCGTCTTACATCCTTCGTCCGTCCTTTTTCATTCGTTGGGCTCGATTACTTCGGACCGGTTTTCGTAATAGTTGGTCGAAGTCTCGCGGAACGGTGGATTGCACTGTTCACATGCCTGGCAGTTAGAGCAGTGCACATGGAAGTGGTGCATTCTCTCAGTACGGTATCCTGTATCATGGACGTTCGTCGTTTTGTAGCTCGCCGGGTCCCCCACGAGAATTCTACTCGGACAACGGGACATGTTTTCAGGGAGCCAGCAAGGAGCTCAAGgaagaaattgaaaaacgaaatgaCGCCCTCGCATCAACATTCACGAGCGCCGAAACAAGCTGGATATTCATCCCTCCTGCTGCCCCCATATGGGGGTGTTTGGGAGAGATTAGTGCGGTCAGTCAAGGTGGCAACAGGGGCTGTACTGGATGCGACCCGCAAACCCGATGATGAAACCTTGGAGACAGTCATCCTAGAAGCTGAGGCTATGATCAATAGTAGACCGCTCACCTTCGTGCCACTGGAGACAGCTGATCAGGAGGCTTGGACTCCTAACCACTTTTTGCTGGGCGGTTCTACTGGAGTGAAAATTCACCCTACGGCTCCCGTGGACAGTCGCACTGTATTGAGGAGTAGCTGGAAGCTACCGCAATTCATCACTGAAGGATTTTGGCGGCGTTGGCTCAAGGAGTACTTGCCTGTAATCACCCGCAGGTGTAAATGgtttgaagaagtgaaaaagtgA
- the LOC129766902 gene encoding uncharacterized protein LOC129766902, translating to MKLILAACVVLTSILSAHSDQSDFNHINSDGSFSFGLKNSDVGGHYHTASGNPKTIVRGRYGSRQPDTGRVEETVYTAGPRGFRARGPKIHRKQSLSQVPRGPIGTPDDPQADPYDDPSYDFQFKTRNYQRREGADSNGRVNGLYSYVDDVGEKHSVRYSAGAGTGFEVANPVPDAPNTIAYESPLYKTHKQVRGKVAFESGPSGSGQYKLLSVGPDQRRSEATGPDGITRGSYSYLDDKGLQRTVQYVAGAGIGYKVVQSTVGAGSHLLAQPTTNFGINHVEQSEIADNNNPSYITGPSGPGVFPTASEHPGGGSRPTGAGYDGSHPTGPGYDSSRPTGSGYDGSKPENDGYDSGRPTGSSYDDDFDRKRPTTPSSRTPSSTDRPDSGESKVRFPDEDNEYGGKAPDESIIGLIPPKFEFEITEESPPSGPFEIGISSAPSGPSGSSGPSGPGFPSFDESAPGAYNSNDFANYPEVTYDRKKLEEDRKKDWREFVKDSTIIKNVGDWYVGLAPGASVRAHIQNIDLLPYGGRAPSPSEALRRDTQSKKKRNDEKEETRNYPVQIPNMKTSTVKKMMVYLCQFFVLVLIGAVSGLEVAPASYHPQTYIRPYGYNAYRDLSYPSHSGYADSSRKRQSSQLLPDQNVRYGSGVPELRPQAFTVPIGIAQRSLPSGSSLPPNFSRNDRDYRNGIIFNTYPYPRQTIGSAVPLYVATSGGRIVPNRIEENYPTSPLYRTNNPSRSEYPPNIQNTESQPRDSQRFLNNNDDSYNLGRDSVSGNPSSNSGQPQNPTSGNRLTTPNGLDGRDGDVPNSSGSLRSPNNNGAQTRPYSNSNSLNQQIPNFEQPDYNSRGNAARPNSFRDYGDIQNYPFGAPNTGQIPLNVRLYAPNDFGQRRLGDTSRLNVKSTNPSYDQSNRFPQQPQSDNRNYQYSQDGLGQQRSNNPSRSLDEGRHQQLPFGTQPNQGKSNATPNNSIQRGTPTSFGSGRADFNNLQSGVPIYDQSNRFPQQTKPDNRNFQQTQDVSAQQKTNSPPYAGFVEPIRYGSSDENQPRQLPFGTGHPNQGKTNATPNDSIQRGTPTSFGSSRSDLNNPQSGVPSYDQSNGFLQQTNPANRNYGLGQPITNNPLRSAQVEPGTYGSTGEGRPQQLPFGTGNSNQGESNFTPNDSIQRRKPTSFGYSPADSNSPQSGTSSRDLAQLSNVPGYQRLNNPLNLRANGLNDNQNTNFNQDRARPFPFHSLNSGNPSSNSATGEAQGTRNQFASGSEDSNNFRIGNLNPKNVGSPTDGPVNSTSVQNTNSNRFGSPTSSNQNPHRHELKALPSGLTQRNTITGTSKSTDADSNAYQGRIDQAQNQVPNSQKSSSEPRSTDKYSIPAVGENQLSSNSGTGQITNPLNIPAQNQVISDHTNKNSNDNPSNNANKQNQFPYSNQSPQHAFTNKSVSDPLGTGSKLPGFSNSGQSVNSRHGETDRGYGVGNVYGNASRFTNSNAGINRVGYRNQAGRQAVISSGETAKASSGLPAGTAQGSSVSPYLSAQRTDGSTNSYVNEKLKGGYTNNQEQLATSLRAELNTPSGNHQTKGI from the exons ATTTCGCGCACGTGGACCTAAAATTCATCGAAAGCAAAGTCTATCCCAAGTGCCAAGGGGTCCCATCGGAACCCCCGATGATCCTCAGGCCGATCCTTATGATGATCCTAGTTATGATTTCCAATTCAAAACACGTAACTACCAGCGTCGAGAAGGAGCGGACAGCAACGGACGAGTCAATGGGCTGTACTCGTACGTGGATGACGTTGGTGAGAAGCATTCAGTACGCTACTCGGCTGGTGCAGGAACTGGCTTCGAGGTAGCAAATCCTGTACCCGATGCACCAAATACGATTGCGTACGAGAGTCCGCTGTATAAGACGCACAAACAAGTTCGCGGAAAGGTGGCGTTTGAAAGTGGCCCCAGTGGGTCCGGGCAGTATAA ATTATTATCGGTTGGTCCAGATCAGCGACGGTCGGAAGCTACCGGACCAGATGGTATAACTAGAGGTTCGTACTCCTATTTGGATGACAAGGGACTTCAACGAACTGTACAATACGTCGCTGGAGCTGGCATTGGATACAAAGTTGTTCAAAGTACAGTTGGAGCAGGAAGCCATTTGCTGGCACAACCCACCACTAACTTCGGTATTAATCATGTTGAGCAGAGCGAGATAGCTGACAACAACAATCCGAGTTACATCACGGGTCCTTCTGGCCCAGGAGTATTTCCTACTGCGAGCGAACATCCAGGAGGTGGATCAAGACCTACAGGAGCTGGATACGATGGTAGTCATCCCACCGGTCCGGGGTACGACAGCTCAAGACCCACTGGAAGTGGTTATGATGGTTCAAAACCAGAAAATGATGGTTATGACAGTGGGCGACCGACAGGATCATCCTATGATGATGATTTTGACAGAAAGCGACCAACAACTCCGTCAAGTAGGACTCCTTCAAGTACTGATCGACCCGATTCTGGTGAGAGTAAGGTACGTTTTCCCGATGAAGACAATGAATATGGAGGAAAGGCACCCGATGAAAGCATAATTGGTCTTATTCctccaaaatttgaatttgagaTTACAGAAGAATCCCCGCCGTCTGGGCCATTTGAAATTGGAATTTCCAGCGCTCCATCTGGTCCATCAGGATCGAGCGGTCCTTCAGGTCCTGGATTTCCGAGCTTTGACGAATCGGCTCCGGGCGCATATAACTCCAACGATTTCGCCAACTATCCCGAGGTGACTTACGATCGGAAGAAACTAGAAGAGGATAGAAAAAAGGATTGGCGTGAATTTGTAAAGGATTCAACCATAATCAAGAATGTCGGGGATTGGTACGTTGGACTTGCACCAGGTGCATCAGTGAGGGCACACATTCAGAATATTGATTTACTGCCATACGGAGGACGCGCCCCATCACCCAGCGAGGCACTGAGGAGGGATACTCAatcgaaaaagaaaaggaacgaTGAAAAGGA AGAGACACGCAATTATCCTGTGCAAATACCAAATATGAAAACTAGTACT GTAAAAAAAATGATGGTGTACTTGTGCCAGTTTTTCGTGCTAGTTCTGATTGGGGCCGTTTCCGGCTTAGAAGTTGCACCTGCATCCTATCATCCACAAACTTACATCCGACCTTATGGATACAATGCATATCGTGATCTAAGCTATCCATCTCACAGCGGATATGCCGACAGTTCAAGGAAACGTCAATCTTCACAACTATTGCCTGATCAAAATGTGAGATATGGGTCGGGAGTACCAGAATTAAGACCACAAGCATTCACAG TACCTATTGGCATCGCCCAACGCAGTCTACCTTCTGGTTCAAGCTTGCCACCAAACTTCTCACGAAACGATCGTGATTATCGGAATGGGATAATTTTCAATACTTACCCGTATCCCAGACAAACCATCGGCAGTGCTGTTCCGCTATATGTAGCTACCAGTGGTGGCCGTATAGTTCCGAACAGGATTGAAGAGAATTATCCAACATCACCACTATATAGAACCAATAATCCATCTAGGTCTGAATATCCACCCAATATTCAGAACACAGAATCTCAACCACGTGATTCGCAAAGATTTTTGAACAACAATGATGACTCGTATAATTTGGGAAGGGATAGTGTTAGTGGAAACCCTTCTTCCAACTCGGGCCAACCGCAGAATCCAACATCCGGCAACAGACTAACCACACCGAATGGATTGGATGGTAGAGATGGCGACGTACCAAATTCATCTGGCTCACTTAGATCACCAAACAACAACGGTGCTCAAACAAGACCTTATAGTAATAGTAACAGCTTAAATCAGCAAATTCCAAATTTTGAACAACCAGATTATAATTCTCGTGGGAATGCAGCAAGACCAAATTCGTTCCGGGATTATGGTGATATCCAAAATTATCCGTTTGGTGCCCCGAATACCGGACAAATACCACTGAATGTTAGACTTTACGCACCGAATGATTTTGGGCAACGAAGGTTGGGCGATACTTCCAGACTCAATGTTAAAAGCACAAATCCAAGTTATGATCAATCGAATCGATTCCCGCAACAGCCACAGTCCGATAATCGAAACTATCAGTACTCACAGGATGGCTTAGGACAACAAAGATCGAATAATCCTTCGAGATCTCTCGACGAAGGTCGTCATCAGCAGTTGCCATTTGGTACACAACCCAATCAGGGAAAATCCAATGCCACACCAAATAATTCAATTCAACGAGGAACACCAACTTCATTTGGATCTGGTCGAGCAGATTTCAATAATCTTCAAAGTGGAGTTCCAATTTATGACCAATCAAATCGATTCCCGCAACAAACAAAGCCAGATAACCGAAATTTTCAACAAACACAAGATGTCTCAGCacaacaaaaaacgaatagTCCTCCGTATGCTGGTTTCGTAGAGCCTATTAGGTATGGATCATCAGACGAAAATCAACCACGCCAGTTGCCATTTGGTACAGGACATCCCAATCAGGGAAAAACCAATGCCACACCGAATGATTCAATTCAACGAGGAACACCAACTTCATTCGGATCTAGTCGATCAGATTTGAACAATCCTCAAAGTGGAGTTCCAAGTTATGACCAGTCAAATGGATTTCTGCAACAAACAAACCCTGCTAACCGGAATTACGGCTTAGGGCAACCAATAACGAATAATCCTTTGAGATCTGCTCAGGTAGAGCCTGGTACGTATGGGTCTACAGGCGAGGGTCGCCCACAGCAGCTGCCATTTGGTACAGGAAATTCTAATCAGGGAGAATCTAATTTCACACCGAATGATTCTATTCAACGAAGAAAACCAACTTCATTCGGATATAGTCCAGCAGATTCTAACAGTCCTCAAAGTGGAACATCTTCTCGTGATTTAGCTCAACTCTCAAATGTTCCAGGATATCAACGATTGAATAACCCACTCAATTTGCGAGCTAATGGTTTAAATGATAATCAGAATACAAATTTCAATCAGGATCGTGCTCGTCCCTTTCCGTTTCATTCACTAAATTCCGGTAATCCAAGTAGTAATTCCGCAACAGGAGAGGCGCAGGGCACCAGAAATCAATTCGCATCTGGCTCCGAAGATTCGAATAATTTTAGAATTGGAAATTTAAACCCTAAAAATGTTGGTTCTCCAACCGATGGGCCTGTCAATTCAACAAGTGTTCAAAACACTAATTCAAATAGGTTCGGATCACCCACGTCATCAAATCAAAATCCACATCGACATGAACTTAAAGCGTTACCGAGTGGTTTAACACAACGAAATACAATTACCGGGACTTCCAAGTCAACAGATGCTGATTCAAACGCTTACCAAGGAAGGATAGATCAAGCTCAAAATCAAGTTCCTAATAGTCAAAAATCCAGCAGCGAACCAAGATCTACAGACAAATATTCAATACCCGCAGTTGGTGAGAATCAACTGAGTTCGAATTCGGGAACTGGTCAAATAACGAATCCGCTAAACATTCCTGCTCAAAATCAGGTAATTTCCGATCACACGAATAAAAATTCCAACGATAATCCATCAAATAATgcgaataaacaaaaccaaTTTCCGTATAGTAACCAATCGCCCCAGCATGCTTTTACGAACAAGTCAGTTTCCGATCCACTCGGTACTGGAAGTAAATTACCTGGATTTAGCAATAGTGGACAAAGTGTCAATAGCCGACATGGAGAGACAGACCGTGGCTACGGTGTCGGTAATGTTTACGGAAATGCCTCGCGATTCACCAATTCAAATGCGGGTATTAATCGAGTCGGGTACAGAAACCAAGCCGGTAGACAAGCGGTAATTTCTTCCGGAGAAACAGCCAAAGCTTCGAGTGGTCTACCTGCAGGAACAGCACAAGGTTCATCTGTTTCGCCGTATTTGTCTGCACAGAGGACTGATGGATCAACGAATTCCTATGTCAACGAAAAACTGAAAGGTGGATACACTAACAACCAAGAGCAACTAGCAACATCTCTCCGCGCAGAACTAAATACGCCCTCAGGAAATCATCAGACAAAAGGGATTTAG
- the LOC129769317 gene encoding uncharacterized protein LOC129769317 gives MTRGGRGYPRGGGSRGGGSYRGGGGGYRSSNHGGSGGYDGGRDNSRNRYSVGGNSYGDSRSSRYDNNRYSRQDNRQDGNYKRNDSYKDSRDRRSPDRKRPRTDHSNQGGRRDYNATGGSGDYRRDSAGGSGRGGSSSRYHDTSSSSYDKRGNDHHSSSSVGGSGTSSRDRFENRSSSRGRGAGDKSRESMGPPRSVAPRSSNVRGPPLRTTLGSRPSIPLSMRRGPIRGRIPNRFRTDSRRGIMNSRFNSRRDIRGPVPMRRRFPPIRSRDGIGRIGKRTMDTTTRVSRKALIKRALEAAKELDDEHTTENEGDDDEVDEDKDVTEGEGDDIKKEIKEGEVDDDDKTEKEEDDDEDDADKTIDKADDDKEDDEKADESKDGEDGDEGKKDASATPKKSTKKAPAKVKSSPNADKTDDKDGEKQKKDTTKITTKYRSSPFIKLNCCHCGTKCFTFKEYHSHLFRGLHRSAMRRLAGTTRDKLAEMRHAQRVAQKEEDEKVEDFSEQKSSYCPLCQLNFRQPKAVHQKSDGHKQMKRFLMPYCTTCKIGFKSPMAFEAHRSSIEHLKFKARVERYASKDEDGDDGAEIDLENFTTVDEVGNVDEPTDTSKENTSTPKKSGSADNKSTGRPGTDDEDDDDSDDVDGETVIGSEHVKKVEVQFCDLCDMYLPRRDEQEKVLRTHCKTRSHLRLYIRNREDKKLRERAERIHKKKITDAKARKDAKKEKDASNASEADAAVKEEPSAEKKSGEEGETKDAAATDDQMWEVVDNDLGDLLREVAGPAEDNEEEEDDEKTSSERYDKFKHTEKNGLDQSSIHDTTVDEDEDSTTEKKAAANKKPANGDATSADKEVKAEA, from the exons ATGACTCGTGGTGGCAGAGGATACCCACGCGGGGGCGGATCCCGTGGTGGTGGATCTTACCGGGGTGGCGGCGGTGGTTATCGCAGCTCCAATCATGGTGGAAGTGGTGGTTACGATGGAGGTCGAGACAACTCACGCAATCGTTATAGCGTTGGTGGAAATTCCTACGGAGACTCCCGTTCGTCACGGTATGATAACAACCGGTACTCCCGGCAAGATAACCGCCAGGACGGTAATTACAAACGTAATGATTCGTATAAG GATTCTAGAGATCGACGTTCGCCGGATAGAAAACGCCCAAGGACGGACCATTCAAATCAG GGAGGACGTCGTGATTACAACGCAACAGGTGGCAGCGGAGATTACCGCAGAGATAGTGCTGGTGGAAGTGGCCGCGGAGGCTCATCCAGCCGGTACCATGATACTAGCAGCTCATCGTACGATAAACGTGGCAATGATCATCACTCGTCATCGTCGGTCGGAGGCAGTGGAACCAGTAGCCGGGATAGATTTGAAAACCGGAGCAGCAGTCGGGGACGTGGCGCTGGGGATAAATCACGTGAATCCATGGGACCACCACGATCGGTGGCTCCACGAAGCTCGAATGTGAGAGGACCACCGCTGAGGACAACGCTGGGTTCGCGTCCCTCGATACCACTTTCGATGCGTCGGGGACCCATTCGTGGTAGAATTCCTAATCGTTTCAGGACCGATAGTCGTCGGGGCATCATGAACAGCCGGTTCAACAGTCGACGGGATATCAGAGGGCCAGTTCCGATGCGTCGGCGTTTTCCGCCGATTCGTAGCCGGGATGGCATTGGCCGGATTGGAAAGAGAACTATGGACACCACGACTCGTGTCTCGAGAAA GGCACTTATCAAGCGGGCGTTAGAAGCAGCCAAGGAATTAGATGATGAGCATACCACAGAGAATGAAGGTGATGACGATGAAGTCGATGAGGATAAGGATGTAACCGAAGGAGAGGGCGATGACATCAAGAAGGAAATTAAGGAAGGCGAGGTGGATGACGATGACAAAACAGAAAAGGAGGAagacgacgatgaggacgatGCCGATAAAACCATTGATAAAGCCGATGATGATAAGGAAGACGATGAAAAGGCCGATGAATCCAAGGATGGAGAAGACGGAGATGAGGGTAAGAAAGATGCCTCTGCTACTCCCAAGAAGAGTACCAAGAAGGCCCCGGCAAAGGTTAAAAGTTCTCCAAATGCAGACAAGACCGACGATAAAGACGGTGAAAAGCAGAAGAAGGACACGACTAAAATTACCACCAAGTATCGTTCGTCGCCTTTCATCAAATTGAATTGTTGTCACTGTGGAACTAAATGCTTCACTTTCAAG GAATACCACTCCCATCTATTCAGAGGACTGCATCGTTCGGCCATGCGTCGTTTGGCGGGAACTACACGCGACAAGTTAGCCGAGATGCGTCATGCCCAACGGGTGGCCCAGAAAGAAGAGGACGAAAAGGTTGAGGATTTCAGCGAACAGAAATCCTCGTACTGTCCATTGTGCCAGTTGAATTTCCGCCAGCCAAAAGCCGTTCACCAGAAGTCCGATGGtcacaagcaaatgaaacggttCCTGATGCCCTATTGTACAACGTGCAAAATTGGTTTCAAGAGTCCGATGGCGTTCGAGGCTCATCGTTCTTCGATCGAGCACTTGAAGTTCAAAGCCCGCGTCGAGCGTTACGCCAGCAAGGATGAAGACGGTGATGATGGTGCGGAAATTGATTTGGAGAATTTCACAACGGTCGATGAGGTTGGCAATGTTGACGAGCCAACAGATACGAGCAAAGAAAATACATCGACACCAAAAAAGAGTGGATCAGCGGATAATAAATCCACTGGACGCCCCGGCACAGATGATGAGGATGATGACGATAGCGATGATGTGGATGGAGAAACCGTTATTGGCTCTGAACATGTTAAGAAAGTCGAGGTACAGTTTTGCGATTTATGTGATATGTATTTGCCACGACGAGACGAACAGGAAAAAGTCCTACGAACACATTGCAAAACAAGATCACATCTCAGGCTGTACATCCGCAATCGTGAGGACAAGAAGTTGCGAGAGCGTGCGGAAAGGATTCATAAGAAAAAAATCACGGACGCTAAAGCGCGGAAAG ATGCAAAGAAAGAGAAAGATGCATCTAACGCTTCTGAAGCGGATGCAGCCGTCAAGGAAGAACCAAGTGCGGAGAAAAAATCTGGCGAAGAAGGAGAGACCAAGGACGCAGCGGCAACTGATGACCAGATGTGGGAAGTGGTTGATAATGATCTCGGTGATTTACTGCGCGAAGTAGCTGGCCCTGCGGAGGATAATGAAGAGGAGGAAGACGATGAAAAGACCAGCTCCGAAAGGTACGACAAGTTCAAACATACCGAAAAGAACGGACTGGATCAGAGCAGCATTCACGATACCACGGTGGATGAAGATGAGGATTCAACTACCGAGAAGAAAGCCGCAGCAAACAAAAAGCCCGCGAATGGCGATGCCACTAGTGCAGATAAAGAGGTTAAGGCTGAAGCTTAA